A portion of the Blautia hansenii DSM 20583 genome contains these proteins:
- a CDS encoding ATP-dependent RecD-like DNA helicase has product MEETIEGYIEHIIYRNQENGYTVANLVAEETEITCVGIFQYLNEGEAIRAKGVYKEHPSYGQQFSVSSYEIVIPQDSLAMERYLGSGAIKGIGAALAARIVRHFGDDTLRIIETEPERLAEVKGISERKAREIAEQVEDKADMRKAMMFLQQYGISQTLGAKIYQQYKQDMYRILKENPYKMAEDISGVGFKIADEIAARIGIHTDSDYRIRSGLLYILLLATAEGHVYLPKRVLLARAEKLLGVQADYMEKHIVDLAIDRKIVVKEITDDFTDEKEQVVYASQYYQIELHTAQMLHELNLKDTVDEEVIAEKIRRIQKAEKIELDEMQQQAIAEAVKNGLLVITGGPGTGKTTTINGIIRYFEMEGLDIYLAAPTGRAAKRMTEATGYEAKTIHRMLELTGAPEEKSGSIYFERNAQNPLEADVIIIDEMSMVDIFLMHALLSAVVSGTRLILVGDVNQLPSVGPGSVLKDIIASGEFPVVELVKIFRQASQSDIVVNAHKINQGVPVSLDNKSMDFFFLKRYDANVIISVVITLIQKKMPKFVDAEPYDIQVLTPMRKGLLGVERLNVILQQYLNPPSKEKKEKEHGKGLFREGDKVMQIKNNYQLEWEIRGLYGIPVEKGVGVFNGDTGIIKEVNTFAETITVEFDERRFVEYSFKQLEELELAYAITIHKAQGSEYPAVIIPLLAGPKMLMNRNLLYTAVTRARKCVTLVGDEKVFAEMENNKMEQSRYTTLDLRIKESH; this is encoded by the coding sequence GTGGAAGAAACCATTGAAGGATATATAGAGCATATCATATATCGAAATCAGGAAAACGGATATACTGTAGCAAACCTTGTTGCAGAAGAGACAGAGATTACCTGTGTGGGGATTTTTCAGTATCTGAATGAAGGTGAGGCTATAAGAGCCAAAGGAGTATATAAGGAACACCCTTCTTATGGGCAGCAGTTTTCTGTATCTTCTTATGAAATTGTCATTCCACAGGACTCTCTGGCAATGGAGAGATATTTAGGTTCGGGAGCTATAAAGGGTATCGGAGCCGCTCTGGCAGCTAGAATTGTGCGTCATTTTGGCGATGATACCTTGCGGATTATTGAAACGGAACCGGAACGTCTGGCAGAGGTAAAAGGCATTAGTGAGCGGAAAGCAAGGGAGATTGCAGAACAGGTAGAAGATAAGGCAGATATGAGAAAGGCAATGATGTTTCTTCAGCAATATGGCATTTCTCAGACTTTAGGCGCTAAAATTTATCAGCAGTATAAACAGGATATGTATCGGATTTTAAAAGAAAATCCATATAAGATGGCAGAGGACATTTCCGGTGTCGGATTTAAAATTGCAGATGAAATCGCAGCACGTATTGGTATTCATACGGACTCAGATTACCGTATTCGAAGCGGTCTTTTATACATATTGCTTCTGGCAACCGCAGAGGGACACGTATATCTTCCAAAAAGGGTTCTGCTGGCAAGAGCAGAAAAGCTTTTGGGTGTTCAGGCTGATTATATGGAAAAACATATTGTAGATTTGGCTATTGACCGCAAAATTGTAGTGAAGGAAATTACAGACGACTTTACGGACGAAAAAGAGCAGGTTGTCTATGCCAGTCAATATTATCAAATTGAGCTGCATACAGCTCAGATGCTTCATGAGTTGAATTTAAAGGATACCGTAGATGAAGAGGTAATTGCAGAAAAAATTCGAAGAATTCAAAAAGCAGAAAAAATTGAATTGGATGAGATGCAGCAGCAGGCGATTGCAGAAGCTGTGAAAAATGGCTTGTTGGTGATTACCGGAGGACCGGGAACAGGAAAGACTACGACGATTAACGGTATTATCCGATATTTTGAAATGGAAGGACTGGATATTTACCTTGCAGCTCCTACCGGAAGAGCAGCGAAACGTATGACGGAAGCTACGGGATACGAGGCGAAAACCATCCACAGAATGTTAGAACTTACAGGAGCTCCGGAGGAAAAGTCAGGAAGTATTTATTTTGAAAGAAATGCTCAAAATCCTTTAGAGGCGGATGTAATTATCATTGATGAAATGTCTATGGTAGATATTTTTTTGATGCACGCATTGTTGTCAGCGGTGGTATCGGGAACGAGATTGATTTTAGTAGGTGATGTAAATCAGCTTCCCAGTGTAGGACCGGGAAGTGTTTTAAAAGATATTATTGCTTCCGGTGAGTTTCCTGTTGTGGAGCTGGTGAAAATTTTCCGTCAGGCATCGCAAAGCGATATTGTCGTAAACGCCCATAAGATTAATCAGGGAGTACCGGTAAGCTTAGATAATAAAAGTATGGATTTCTTCTTTTTGAAGAGATATGATGCAAATGTGATTATCAGTGTTGTGATTACTCTTATTCAGAAAAAAATGCCTAAGTTTGTAGATGCAGAGCCTTATGATATACAGGTGCTGACACCTATGCGAAAAGGGCTTTTAGGCGTGGAGAGGTTAAACGTTATTTTGCAGCAGTATCTTAATCCTCCTTCTAAGGAAAAGAAAGAGAAGGAGCATGGCAAAGGACTTTTCAGAGAAGGGGACAAGGTCATGCAGATTAAGAATAATTATCAGTTGGAGTGGGAAATCAGAGGTCTTTACGGTATTCCTGTGGAAAAGGGCGTAGGTGTCTTTAACGGAGATACAGGCATTATAAAAGAAGTCAATACTTTTGCAGAAACGATTACCGTAGAGTTTGATGAGCGAAGATTTGTGGAATATAGCTTTAAGCAGCTGGAGGAATTAGAGCTTGCTTATGCAATTACCATCCATAAGGCACAGGGAAGCGAATATCCGGCAGTGATTATTCCTCTTTTGGCAGGACCGAAAATGCTGATGAACCGAAATCTTCTTTATACGGCAGTTACCAGAGCCAGAAAATGTGTGACTTTGGTAGGAGATGAAAAGGTTTTTGCAGAAATGGAAAATAACAAAATGGAGCAAAGTCGGTATACGACTCTTGATTTGAGAATAAAGGAGAGTCATTGA
- a CDS encoding ComF family protein — protein MRRNLFLDILYPRHCPVCHEITVPWGRKICDTCKDKLKPIYGARCFCCSKPLQRAEQEYCKDCRKTRQFQQGLGIFSYSTLLQNSLFQLKYGKRQEYGTFYGEFAAYYSREKIEKWKIDIIMPIPLHPRRLEKRGYNQAGVLAEALGKKLGIPVDEKNLKRRKNTKPQKELNHRERQKNMKNAFIVRKKLKEENILLVDDIYTTGSTIEEAAKELKKAGAQNIFFLTIAIGADS, from the coding sequence TTGAGAAGAAATTTATTTTTAGATATTTTATATCCAAGGCACTGTCCCGTCTGTCATGAGATTACAGTGCCTTGGGGAAGAAAAATTTGTGATACATGCAAAGACAAATTAAAGCCCATTTACGGGGCAAGATGCTTTTGCTGCTCGAAACCGCTTCAAAGGGCAGAGCAGGAATATTGTAAGGATTGCAGAAAAACACGTCAATTTCAACAGGGACTGGGGATTTTTTCTTACAGTACCCTTCTTCAAAATTCTTTATTTCAGTTAAAATACGGAAAACGTCAAGAATACGGTACGTTCTATGGTGAGTTCGCCGCATACTATTCCAGAGAAAAAATAGAAAAATGGAAAATAGATATTATTATGCCAATTCCCCTTCATCCTCGCCGATTGGAAAAGCGAGGTTATAATCAGGCAGGTGTGCTTGCCGAGGCATTGGGAAAGAAGTTGGGGATACCTGTGGATGAAAAAAATTTGAAAAGACGGAAGAATACAAAGCCGCAAAAAGAATTAAATCATCGGGAACGGCAGAAAAATATGAAAAATGCTTTTATTGTACGAAAAAAATTAAAAGAAGAAAATATACTTTTAGTAGATGACATTTACACAACAGGAAGTACCATAGAAGAAGCGGCAAAAGAGCTGAAAAAGGCAGGAGCACAAAATATCTTTTTTCTTACAATAGCCATTGGTGCAGATAGCTGA
- a CDS encoding rod shape-determining protein translates to MAASDIGIDLGTASILVYAKGKGIVLKEPSVVAYDKDNNKIRAVGEEARQMIGRTPGNIVAVRPLRQGVISDYEVTEKMLKYFISKAIGKRAFRKPRISICAPSGITEVEKKAVEEATYQAGAREVHIIEEPIAAAIGAGIDITIPFGNMIVDIGGGTTDVAVISLGGTVVSTSIKLAGDDFDDAIMRHVRKKHNLMIGERTAEDIKIQIGTVYSSPQPKSMEVKGRDTITGLPKSVTLTSEEIKEALRDATTQIMETIHSVLEKTPPELAADVAERGIVLTGGGALLGGLEELIEEETGINTIVADNPAQVVAIGTGQYMEMMSKMNGKL, encoded by the coding sequence ATGGCAGCATCAGACATTGGAATTGATTTGGGAACAGCCAGTATCCTTGTTTATGCCAAGGGTAAGGGGATTGTTTTGAAAGAACCATCCGTAGTTGCATACGATAAAGATAATAATAAAATACGTGCAGTAGGCGAGGAAGCCCGTCAGATGATAGGGCGTACACCGGGGAATATTGTGGCAGTGCGTCCTTTGAGACAGGGAGTAATTTCTGACTATGAGGTTACAGAGAAAATGCTGAAATATTTTATTTCCAAAGCAATCGGAAAGAGAGCATTTCGAAAACCACGTATCAGTATATGTGCGCCAAGCGGCATCACCGAGGTGGAGAAAAAAGCAGTAGAAGAAGCCACTTATCAGGCAGGCGCCAGAGAAGTGCACATTATAGAAGAACCCATTGCAGCAGCCATTGGCGCAGGCATTGATATTACAATACCTTTTGGAAATATGATTGTGGATATCGGAGGAGGAACAACAGACGTTGCCGTAATTTCACTGGGCGGCACAGTGGTTTCCACTTCTATTAAGCTTGCAGGAGATGATTTTGATGATGCAATTATGCGTCATGTGCGAAAAAAACACAATCTGATGATCGGAGAGAGAACAGCAGAGGACATTAAAATCCAGATTGGAACAGTGTATTCCTCTCCGCAGCCCAAGAGCATGGAAGTAAAGGGGCGTGATACGATTACGGGATTACCAAAGAGTGTTACGCTTACTTCAGAAGAAATCAAAGAGGCTTTAAGGGATGCCACAACTCAGATTATGGAGACTATTCACAGCGTATTAGAGAAAACGCCGCCTGAGCTGGCAGCAGACGTGGCAGAAAGAGGCATTGTGCTCACCGGCGGAGGCGCTTTGCTGGGTGGTTTGGAAGAGCTGATTGAAGAAGAAACAGGAATTAATACCATTGTGGCAGATAATCCGGCACAGGTGGTTGCCATAGGCACAGGGCAATACATGGAAATGATGAGTAAAATGAACGGAAAATTATAG